A stretch of DNA from Parabacteroides pacaensis:
CCTGTTGGGGCTGGAGTGAAGTAGTCCGCATTACAATATTGATTTTGATCTAGGAAATCGAAGTGTTTCGTTTTTATGTATTCTCCGGTTAAAGAATAAGTCAGTATTTTTTTGAAATCTAAAATTTCTATCCGGTCTTTATATATAATATAATCTCTCATTTCTAAATACTCACCAGGCCCGTTGCCTTTAGAGCCGATCTGGTATTTAAATTTTCCATTTGAATCAAATACTAATAGTCTTTTTAACCCATCATTGATGTAAATAAGAGAATCTATTATTTTTAAATTCATGACAAAAGTTATCATACATTCATCTGTAGTTTCCAGTGGTACAAAAGAGAGTGTTGAAAATATAGAATCAGCATGTGTGGTAATATTTAATTGATCAGGTATGTTTATAATTTGAGTAGATTCACTAGAATATTTATATTCTTTCTTATTTTTTTTACCGCAGGAGAAGAAAATACATAAGAAAAAGATTAGGATAAATTGTGTTATTTTCATTTTTATGATATTAAATAAGTGACTTAATATTTTTATTAACATATGAGTGCAAAGAAACAAAAAATGCACTCATATGTTATTACTAATTAAAATCTATAAAATACTTGTTGATATACCACAAAGAATATTTTATAGAATAGTGTTTATTCATAGCTTTTGCTAAGAACTTAAATTCCTCCACAAGAACCTGCAGTACATACACTGTCATAGCATCCTCCTGTTCCATATTTACAGTAGAATCTAACACCTCTATATCCTTCAGGACTAATGCATGTAATACATGCTTGGTCTGTATGGCTTCCTTCATTTTCACCTTGAGCTAATGCTTCTATATTGGCTAACGTTAGGTTAGAAAACCCCACTTTATTTTTACTCTGATTAAAATTCCAACCAGCAGTAAAAAGTATAACCAAAGTAAGCGTTGCCCAAAAAAAATTAATTTTCATAATTCCAATATTTATTTGTTAATCATCTAATTAATTTCTATCTTTACCTATTGTATTTAACTTTTGATAGTTGGGAGCATTGGTGATTTGTCCTATTATTAATTATTTACCATCATACACCTCCTTTCTTGGGAGTTTCGGGGAGTTTGCTTGTGTAATTTTGTAGGTTGTGTAGCAAGCTCCCTTTCGTTCGGTTATCGAACATTTCCCTTTATTTTTACTTTGACAGGTTGATTGTTAATACTATTATATTGGATTGTTACGACTTCATCGAAGAAACCTGTATCTTTCGGTGTCATCTTAATTTCTACCCGGAGTGATTCGCCGGGTTTTGCAGGACGTTTGTCATAGGTGGCAACAGTACAACCGCAAGTTGTACTGATATCCACTATTACAAGTGGATTTTCACCTGTATTTTTTATTTCTATATAAGTTTCTTTTGTTTCTATTTTGTCGAATGTTCCAAAATCTCTTTCCGTTTCGAGAGCTTGGGCTGTCGTTTTAGGTATTTTCTTTGTCGAGTGATCCTTTCCGGTAAGTTGCTCCAAATACAAATTTCTTACTATTGTATTATGAACCGGATTGCCTAGAATAACTACTTTGTTGTCTTTATCTAAAAGAAACGTTTGAAAGGTCATATCCGAGGGGAAATGATTTTGTTTATTCAATTGGTCCTCCATGTCCAAGCAAACAGGAAAATTTATTCCGTCCCGTTTCAGGAGATAACGGATTTCTTTGGAATCTTTGGGGTGAAAGAAAAAAAGGAATGGGACGTTCTTATTAGTAACAGAGTCTACATAATGAATTAGTTCTTTCCATTTATGTAGTTGTAGTTTGCAGCTTGTGCATCCTATTGAGTCTATATATATTAATACCTTGTATTCGGATTTTGGGATTTGGTAATCGGTGGTATCAGTTGCATAGCGGGTGAAAACAAGATTTTGAGGGAAAACAATTTCTTTTTCTTGCCATTCGTTTACCAATTGGCTGATATGCTCTTTTCGGTTATCTTTACAGGTAACAAAGATGCTTAAAAGAGAAACTAATATGAAAATCTTAAGTTTCATGGTTGTTAGGATCTAATATTGAAAGAGATAGAGAGGAAAAGTTTACCTTACATAAACTTATTCCTCTTTCTCCTTAAAAATAACGCGTGTACTACACACTATACAAAGTTAAATGATGAATCAATTTATTCGGTTTCTGCTAATCTTAATAACCAACTTATTTGAGCTGCTTTTGTACCGTCAGGGCAATCGAGAGAACCAGAACCAATACATATATAATCCGCACTGATTTCACCTCCTGCTAATGCTTCAACATTGGCTAGAGCTATATTAGGGATGTTTCCTTGTTGTTTGTTACTTAAAAAAGAATATATACTACATCCTACTGCTAAAATAAAAATAATTGATAATTTCTTTTTCATATCTTAAATTTTTAAACTTTGAGACCAAAGGTATGGGTTGGTTATTGTTAAAACAAATATTATCATTGTCAATTTGATTGTCAGTTTTGACAATCAAATTCTTAGGTTTAACAATAGAATTTTAGTATTCAGAAAAGGATTTTATTATCTTTGCGTTATTAATCTACAATGTAAACACTTTATATGACCAGTAAAACATTTGTTACAAGTTCAAGAATTTTGATAGTTGCTATATTTATAATAGGAATTTATCATTATACTAATGATTTAATTACTTTGAAATACCACTTAAATGAGATACTTCAAGCGGCTGTTAAAGTTGATTTAAGTATAAGAATGACTTCTCCGAAAGTAAATGTAAGAAAAGGAACTATCTCAAGTTTTCCAATAGATTCATTAAAAGGGAAAGGTATCTTAATGCAAATTGATGAAAAAGATCATTTTTATCCATATCCGGACAAAGAGACCCAACGAATTGTAAAAATTGACCAGTCAGCTATTGGTCAAACTGCCATTCGTGTACTTAATCCTATTCAATTAGCACAGCTGGATAGTATTTTTCTTTCTCTTTTGAAAGAAAAGAATTGGAAAGTAGAAACAGGTTTACTGTATACAGATAGTATCCGACAGATAAATTTGCACAGTAATAAAGACCTTAGTATATATTCTTCCCTTCTCCATACGGATATATTCCCTTTAGGAATAGAAAAAGAAATGACTGTTCAGGCATTTGTCCGTTTTCATCCTCATTGGATATTGCAAAAAGAAGGGAGGCCGCTTCTATATGTAGGAATAATATGGATCGTGCTCTGTGGAATTTATGTTTTTGTATGGATTTATCAAAGAAAAAGTAGTAAACGGTCTGTTGTTAACAATAAAATAAAAAATAAAGAAAACGTCGAAGAATTTAAGAATGTGATCGATGAAAAGGTGAAAAAAGATCTAGGAGAACATGAAATTGGCAATGAAATAGAAAATGATAAGGTAATAGATGTATATGGGAACGAACCTTGTGAAGAGGTGAAAAAAGAAATGGAGAAAGATGTAAAACAAGAAATTAACGATGAAATAGAAAGTGAGAAGGCCATAGAAGTTCTTGAGAACGAACCTTGTGAAGAGGAGCAAAAAGAGATGGAGAAAGATGTAAAACAAGAAATTAACGATGAAATAGAAAGTGAGAAGGCCATAGAAGCACTTGAAAACGAACCTCATGAAGAGGAGCAAAAAGAAATGGAAAGAGATGTAAAACACGAAATTAACAATGAAATAGAAAATGAAAAGGCTGTAAAGGCACTTAAGAATGAATTTTGTGAAGAGACAGGAATAGAGAAAGAAAATGATATAAAACAAGAATTTGAATTTGGACAAAAGAGTGAAAAAGAAACGAACATACAAATAGGGAAGTATATTTTTGATAAAGAGCATGGTATATTAATATATGAAAAAGATAAAAATCTTATCCGTAAGACGCAAGAATATATTGTACTGAATTCCTTAGTAGATGCGTCAGACAACTATTGTACAGAAGAAGACCTGCTGAAAGCATTAGATAAAAAAGAAGAGTTTATAGGACAGTTGCGCTCTGTTATTTCCCGTTTGCGTAAATGTTTTATCTATGATGCGAGTATACAAATTGTTCGGGAAGGGTGTGGATATCAATTGATCATTAATTCGAATACAACAGTTGCTGAAAATACAGCTAATGAATCTACAACTATAAATAAGGATATACAACCGGATGCAGACAAAGAATAGCCTATCCGAAAATCTCAAATGCAATAGTCTTCTGTTATTAGTGAAATGCATTATCATTTTTCAAATTGCTAGGTATTATCCATGACAAAATAACCCAAAAACAGCCTACCCCTCCTCCTGCCATCCCGCGTTTAACGCGGGATCTCCGACCAACGAAAGACGGCTTTAAGGCTAGGAGATAGCGGGTCGTTGCCCACTATGACAGGAGTAGGCAAAAGAGTCCTACTATGACATAAATAGGTGAGATAGGCCTTTTAACTTTTATAGTGGGAATCTCCTTTATATAAAGCTAGTTCTTGGTGGGCTTTATAGAAAACATATTCGAGCATGTTTCTTAACAAAAAAATAAGGAGAGAATCTTTTACAACTCCCTCCTTTTTAAAAAAACACTGTACTACAAATATAAAGTTTAATTGACGATTATTGTGTTCTTGAACATTACCTATTCTTTCGATGTTTTTAGATAATAACCCCTGTTTTCTTTTTCCTTATGTAAATCTTCGATACAAAATTAGAAAATTACTATTATTCTTCCATGAAATTGCATTGTCGGTTTATTGTCAGTTTTGACAACAGGTGTATTGTCAAAACTGACAATGAAAATTTGTTTTTATTAGCAATTATAACGATTATTTGGTGTTTAATATGAATATTTTATTTATTCTTCAAGTTAAGGTTATACATAAAATTATTTTCTCTACTTAAACTTTCATACAGCCCCAGGCTATGTGCCAATAAATTTTTTGTATATAAGAAGGAATTTAAGTAAATAGAACTAGGGTTAACTACCAATGACAAGTTAGGAGCTAGCCAGGATGTTATTTACAAATAAATTAAAGCGGTTAAGACAAAATTTGAATAGAGATTGGTATGTTAAACAGGTAAATATTCATTTTCCTAGAGAATATCAAAAAGTTATGAATATATAGATATATCAAACAAAAAGTTTTATTTTTGTGCTTTTGGATAACTGCTATATGAAGTAAAAACGATCAAATAAGTCTGTTTTTATTGTGATTTATTAACGAATTACCCCTTTAAAAGGCTCTCAAAAAAACATCATGATGTTTTTGAAAAATCATTACGATGTTTTTTTCGAAACATCATGATGTTTTCAAAGGAACATAATGATCTCTTTTATGCAAAATAACTATAAATATTGGGTAAAAAAGCTAATGTTTTGTTGGCTGTGCAAGTATTTTATTGCCCTTTTGCTTACTAGCTTGAAAAAATATGCGGAAGAAATGGACTGTCTAATTCACTCAAAAGATGTGCTTATAGAGATAAAAAGATAGAAGTATATTGTTTATTATAAAATAAAGAGTTTATTATTGTCATTACTACGAGATATATGTCAATCTTAAACTTCATGAGAGTGCGCTAGAATCCACTACTTCGTACATGGGTACGCTATAGAAAAAGCTCATGGTGTTTTATTTGACATTTTGTCAAAGCTTCTTCCCTGATATAAAAATATTTCTTTTTATCATTTTGACATCTCTTATTTCTTCTAAAGATCTATAAGATACCGCGTATAGATAAAACATAATACTTCTATTAATTATTCGCCCGGTCAACTGCCTACATCTTTATTTCTACTATCGAGTCATCTGTGTTTACACTGGTAGCAATAATAATATTAGTTTCTTCATTTACATCAATGCCATAAATAGGAATGGTAAGCATATATTTTTTTATAAGATTACCTTTCAAATCATATACATAAATAGAATAGCCTCCATCTGCCGCTCTTTCACCTTTCTGATAAGCAGCAGAAATTTCTTTAAATGGGCGACCGTGAAATACAGCATAAATGTAATTATCCGTTATTTTTATATCGCTGAATCCCATAATACCAGTAGGGATGATTTGACCATTCGGAGTTGCCTGAAATATTGGTTCACCATAAGGGCCGTATAATACAATAGGATCTGTATTCCGCAGAGAATTAATTTCTAAAACTTCGCCTAGCTGGGTTGCTAAGACAAGTACAGAGGTAGAGGGATGATAGGCGATAAAACTACGCCAAGCTAAAGCTAAAACTGTCGAGGACTGTTTGTTTTTCTGTTTTTCTGTAGGAATAGCTCCATACGCACGTAGCAATTTACCTTTCCGATCTACTTCTACGAAGCGGTGCCCGCTTTGATAATTGGTAATCAGGAAGGTAGAGCCTGTTACACAAAAATCCATAGGGATGCCTAAAACTTTATCCAAATCGACTGTTTCCTCACATTTAACTGTGCCTTCTGAAGGTATAAGGTGCCAACGGCTTATCTGCTGTTTCCGGTTATCGAGCGTCCATATAGAATCTAGTGATAGGAATTGTAAAGCAGAACCGGCAATCATTTCGTCGATGCCTTCACCTCGCTTACCGAAGGATGTGATGTATTTCCACTCGGGGTAAGTAAAAGCATGATAGAAGTAATCAGGATGATGGAGATCAAGTATTATTGCAACATTTTCTTTTACAGTTATACGGAAAGGATAACGTAGCACGTCGGCAGTATCTAAGGCAACTGCTTTGCTTGTTAATTCCTGTTCCATAGGAAAAGACGTATAATGTGTATAAAGGGATGGCTGATTTTCGGAACAGGCTATCCCAAAAAAGATACTGATCAGGTAGAATAATTGTTTCATAACTAAATAGTGATTTGTTGCTCCAAAGCTAATGATTTACTCTGAATTAGTACCATTCCGGTTGCCATAAATTATTTTAAGAATATCTGGAACCGGAATGGGGTCCCAATCTTAAAGCCACCCTTTATTTATCGGAGATTCCGCGTCAAGCGTGGAATGACAGGAGTGGGTAATAGTCATCCTTTTGTTATTTTGTTATTAGTAGGATGAATCGAAGGTGTATCAGAAGTTTTTCATATAAGTGGAAAGTTAGTATTTAATTCTCACAAGAAAAGAAATAGAAAAAGGAGAAAAATATTTCTATTTTCCTCCTTTTAAATGTGACCGCGACAGGATTCAAACCTGTAACCGGCTGATCCGTAGTCAGCTACTCTATTCAGTTGAGCTACGCGGCCTTTGTTTTTTGTTTTGCTGGTGCAAAGATAGGATATTCTTTTTTTATGCGCAATAGTTCAAGCATCTTTTTTTATTCACCTCTTATAAAGTTTATCCGGAAGAGCCGCAACAAGCCTGAAATCTTTGGAAAAAACATACATTTCAGATGCTTGGGGTTGAGGAAAAAGTGTCAGCCTTTTTTCTTTAATTTATATTGCCGGGGCGACACCCCCATTATTTTACTGAATAGACGGGAAAAATAATAACAATCATCTATCCCTATTTTATAACAAATCTGATTCACTTTCATATCTGTAAAATCAAGCAATTGACAAGCTTGCTGAATTTTGAGCTGGTTAAAATAGTTAAGTGGAGAATAACCCGTACGCTTATTAAAAAGAATAGAGAAATGAGAAGGAGAATACCCGATATGAGCTGCTATCTCAGATAACGTAAGTTTTTTTTCCATATTTTCTTTCATAAAATGAATAGCAGCCGTCACTAAATCAGTTTCCCCGATATTATTTCTTACCGCATTCCGGTATTGTTGAAGATAACGCAAAGTACCCAGGAAATGATGAAAAACAGAACAAGCATACAACCAATTTTCTTTACTATATCCCATTTCCAAAGTCCGGAATATTTCTTCAAACAGTTCTATCCGTCCTTCGATCCGGGAATAGATAGTAGGTTTTATATCTATCGGTATCGTCAGTCCGGAAGCAAATTGCCCTGCAAGCTTTCCCTTAAAATGAATCCAGTAAATTGTCCATGGTTCTTTTTCGTCTGCACCATATTCATGAGGTACTCCTGCCGGTAAAATAAAATATTGGTTCTTTCCTACTTTATATTCTACCTCATTTAACCGGTACCAACCTGCTCCTTCAATACAATAAATAAATACAAATTGCGAAATAGGGACACTTCGCTCTCTGAAATGATGATCTGCTTTAGGATAGTACCCAATATCCGTAATGTGTAAAATAGCTGCTAAAGGTTCAACTTCCATCTCCTGGACAACAGATATAGGCAGCACCAAAGCTCGTTCTCCATTAAATCCGTCTTTCCGTTTTCTCATCATGGTCTCTCTTTTTTAAGGTTCACAAATATATCCTTTTAACCTTATAATAACTCGTATCTAACAAAATAAAAACGTTAAATCAGAAAATAGTCCATCTTTTTATTTTTTTATCTATTTATTCCACTCTTTATTTACTCTTCCTTTGTGCTGTTGATTAATATTTATGCTGATACCATGAAACAAACAAATACTCTTTACTTACTCCTGATCAGTTTAATTTCTGCCCTGGGAGGACTCCTGTTTGGTTACGACTGGGTCGTGATAGGAGGAGCAAAAATATTCTATGAACCCTTCTTCCACCTAGAAAGCTCGGCAGCTCTCCGGGGATGGGCTATGAGCAGTGCATTGACAGGTTGTTTGGCGGGAGCCTTATTGGCCGGGAGATGGAGCGATGGATACGGAAGGAAAAAGATGCTTATTCTAGCAGCCGTACTTTTTATCATTTCCGCGTTTGGAACCGGAATTGTCGATAATTTTAATTGGTTTATTATTTACCGTATTATAGGTGGATTTGGCATTGGGATTGCTTCTAACATTTCACCTATTTATATTGCAGAGATATCGCCTGCTCCTACTCGGGGGAAATTCGTATCTCTTAATCAACTTACTATTGTATTGGGAATCTTATTAGCACAACTTACTAATTGGCTGATTGGTAATTATTATACTTCCGGTACGGAGACATTAAGCCCGGAAAGCATTCAATGGGCCTGGAGATGGATGTTTTGGATGGAACTTATTCCGGCAGGAATATTTTTTATTCTTTCTTTTATTATCCCCGAAAGCCCCCGTTGGTTAGCGTTGAACAGGCATTCTATGCAAGCTTATCGTATACTTGCCCGGATTAACGGCGACGAGTATGCAGAGAAAGCAGTACAGGAAATTCAAAGTCTCGTAACAGAAGACGAAAAAAGCACTTGGCGTTCCTTCTTCCAGCCGGGAGTACGTAAGGTGTTATTTATAGGAATTATACTTGCCGTATTCCAACAGTGGTGCGGGATAAATGTTATTTTCAATTATGCCCATGAAATTTTCTCTGCTGCCGGATACGCTATCTCCGATATTCTGATGAATATTGTAGTAACCGGCATTACCAATGTGATTTTCACTTTCGTAGCGATTTATACAGTCGACAAGTGGGGACGTCGTACACTTATGCTGGTAGGGTCTGCCGGCTTGGGCTTGCTTTATATCCTGTTGGGAAGTTGTTATTATCTGCACGTAAGCGGTTGGTCTATGCTGTTATTAGTGATATTGTCGATTGCCTGTTATGCCATGTCGCTTGCTCCGGTAATTTGGGTGGTCTTATCAGAAATCTTCCCCAACAAAATAAGAGGCGCAGCTATGGCGGTTGCTACCTTTTTCCTATGGGTTGCTTGTTTTTTATTAACCTATACATTCCCTATTCTTAATGAATGGATAGGAGGGGCGGGGACATTCTGGATATACGGAGGCATCTGCCTGGCGGGTTTCCTTTTTATACGCGCGCAATTACCTGAAACAAAAGGGAAAAGCTTGGAAGAAATAGAAAAAGAATTAACAAAATAGCAATAAATTTATGAGTATGAAAGTAAACGTCTGGGAAGAAAATATTCTTCTTCCTACCTATGGTATCGGCCAACCTGAA
This window harbors:
- a CDS encoding 6-bladed beta-propeller, coding for MKITQFILIFFLCIFFSCGKKNKKEYKYSSESTQIINIPDQLNITTHADSIFSTLSFVPLETTDECMITFVMNLKIIDSLIYINDGLKRLLVFDSNGKFKYQIGSKGNGPGEYLEMRDYIIYKDRIEILDFKKILTYSLTGEYIKTKHFDFLDQNQYCNADYFTPAPTG
- a CDS encoding BF3164 family lipoprotein, encoding MKQLFYLISIFFGIACSENQPSLYTHYTSFPMEQELTSKAVALDTADVLRYPFRITVKENVAIILDLHHPDYFYHAFTYPEWKYITSFGKRGEGIDEMIAGSALQFLSLDSIWTLDNRKQQISRWHLIPSEGTVKCEETVDLDKVLGIPMDFCVTGSTFLITNYQSGHRFVEVDRKGKLLRAYGAIPTEKQKNKQSSTVLALAWRSFIAYHPSTSVLVLATQLGEVLEINSLRNTDPIVLYGPYGEPIFQATPNGQIIPTGIMGFSDIKITDNYIYAVFHGRPFKEISAAYQKGERAADGGYSIYVYDLKGNLIKKYMLTIPIYGIDVNEETNIIIATSVNTDDSIVEIKM
- a CDS encoding NVEALA domain-containing protein, whose product is MKKKLSIIFILAVGCSIYSFLSNKQQGNIPNIALANVEALAGGEISADYICIGSGSLDCPDGTKAAQISWLLRLAETE
- a CDS encoding NVEALA domain-containing protein yields the protein MKINFFWATLTLVILFTAGWNFNQSKNKVGFSNLTLANIEALAQGENEGSHTDQACITCISPEGYRGVRFYCKYGTGGCYDSVCTAGSCGGI
- a CDS encoding DUF1573 domain-containing protein, with the protein product MKLKIFILVSLLSIFVTCKDNRKEHISQLVNEWQEKEIVFPQNLVFTRYATDTTDYQIPKSEYKVLIYIDSIGCTSCKLQLHKWKELIHYVDSVTNKNVPFLFFFHPKDSKEIRYLLKRDGINFPVCLDMEDQLNKQNHFPSDMTFQTFLLDKDNKVVILGNPVHNTIVRNLYLEQLTGKDHSTKKIPKTTAQALETERDFGTFDKIETKETYIEIKNTGENPLVIVDISTTCGCTVATYDKRPAKPGESLRVEIKMTPKDTGFFDEVVTIQYNSINNQPVKVKIKGNVR
- a CDS encoding AraC family transcriptional regulator — encoded protein: MRKRKDGFNGERALVLPISVVQEMEVEPLAAILHITDIGYYPKADHHFRERSVPISQFVFIYCIEGAGWYRLNEVEYKVGKNQYFILPAGVPHEYGADEKEPWTIYWIHFKGKLAGQFASGLTIPIDIKPTIYSRIEGRIELFEEIFRTLEMGYSKENWLYACSVFHHFLGTLRYLQQYRNAVRNNIGETDLVTAAIHFMKENMEKKLTLSEIAAHIGYSPSHFSILFNKRTGYSPLNYFNQLKIQQACQLLDFTDMKVNQICYKIGIDDCYYFSRLFSKIMGVSPRQYKLKKKG
- a CDS encoding sugar porter family MFS transporter, translated to MKQTNTLYLLLISLISALGGLLFGYDWVVIGGAKIFYEPFFHLESSAALRGWAMSSALTGCLAGALLAGRWSDGYGRKKMLILAAVLFIISAFGTGIVDNFNWFIIYRIIGGFGIGIASNISPIYIAEISPAPTRGKFVSLNQLTIVLGILLAQLTNWLIGNYYTSGTETLSPESIQWAWRWMFWMELIPAGIFFILSFIIPESPRWLALNRHSMQAYRILARINGDEYAEKAVQEIQSLVTEDEKSTWRSFFQPGVRKVLFIGIILAVFQQWCGINVIFNYAHEIFSAAGYAISDILMNIVVTGITNVIFTFVAIYTVDKWGRRTLMLVGSAGLGLLYILLGSCYYLHVSGWSMLLLVILSIACYAMSLAPVIWVVLSEIFPNKIRGAAMAVATFFLWVACFLLTYTFPILNEWIGGAGTFWIYGGICLAGFLFIRAQLPETKGKSLEEIEKELTK